The Acropora muricata isolate sample 2 chromosome 5, ASM3666990v1, whole genome shotgun sequence genome includes a window with the following:
- the LOC136918439 gene encoding large ribosomal subunit protein eL21-like has protein sequence MVNTKGVRRGTRYMFARDFRKRGTIPLSTYMKVYKVGDYVDIKANGAIHKGMPYKAYHGRTGQVYNVAKRSLGVIVNKQVRGKILEKRIIG, from the exons ATGGTGAATACGAAAGGTGTTCGGCGCGGGACACGCTATATGTTCGCTCGAGACTTTAGGAAACGAG GTACCATCCCTCTTTCAACCTACATGAAAGTGTACAAAGTTGGTGACTATGTCGATATCAAA GCAAATGGTGCTATTCATAAAGGAATGCCATACAAAGCATACCACGGCAGAACTGGCCAAGTTTACAATGTTGCCAAGCGTTCCCTTGGAGTAATTGTCAACAAACAAGTCAG gggaAAGATCTTGGAAAAGAGAATAATTggctga